The genomic interval GTAGTGAGCTTTCAATTACCTATACATCGCTCGGCGAATCGTATGAGTCAATGGTTACGTTAGTAGAAAATCCTCAGCTTCAAGTTGTACCCTTTGAACAGGTTGATAAAACTGTAACGGACAGTATTAATCAGTTCCGGGAAGACTGGCTGGGAAGCAAAGCTACAGCATCCCAATAGCACCACACTTGAACGATTAGTCACCTTTACCAATTGCTTATAAGCAAAAGGAAATTATAATTCGAGCATGCCTATTCGAAAATATCATATTGGCTGTACCGGGTGGAGTCTTAAAGAGTGGGTTGGTAATTTTTTTACTGATGATGCGAAGCAGAGGGAATTTCTAAAACAGTATGCTTCGGTCTTTAATTCTGTGGAAGGTAATACTACGTTCTATAACATTCCTGCACAAAGGACAGTGCAAAAATGGGGCAAAGCAACGCCGGATGAGTTTAAGTTTTGTTTCAAATTTCACCGTTCTATTACCCACGAAAAGCAGCTGAAAAATGTAGAAAGTGACATTTTGGAATTTTTGGAGGTCTTTGATCCTATTGCTGACCGCCTCGGGCCTTTTATGATTCAGCTGCCGCCGCAATTTTCTCCCGAATCTTTTTCACGATTAGAGACGATGGTGGGGGTGCTGCCCAGCTCGTACAGCTATGCGGTAGAGGTTCGCCATCCCGATTTCTATAACCAGGGGCGAGAAGAGCATCGCCTTAACCGCCTGTTGCGTAGTTATAACATTGATCGCGTGGTTTTTGATACGCGCAAACTACATGCTATGAAGCCCACCGATCCTTCGGTGCAGAAAGCCCAAAAGAAAAAGCCCAATTCGCCGGTACGATTTAATAATACGGGTTCGCGTCCTATGGTTCGTTTTGTGGGGGGCAACGACCCGGTAGCGAATGAGTCGTATTTAAAAGAATGGGCTATTGTCGTGGCCGACTGGATTAAAGAGGGACTGCATCCGTATTTTTTTCCGCATTCACCGGATAGGGTCAGTCAGCCTAAAATAGCCCGCACCTTTCATCGAATGCTGACTGAACTTGTTGATTTGGAGCCGATGCCGGCATGGCCTATTGACCGGCAGGATAAGCAAATAGATTTGTTTTGATATAGAATGCAGGTTACACGGATCTTCAAATAGCCTTTCTGTTTAAATCTCTTAATCTATCTCCTATATCAGAGGTGAAATAACATCCGAATTTCCTTATCTTTACAGGCTTTTGAATACCCAACTTTGAAATCTCTTCATGTCTAAGACCGATACCAAAACGAAACAGCAGCAAGAAATTATAGAAGAGGCTAAGCGTCGACGCACTTTTGCTATTATTTCTCATCCTGATGCCGGTAAGACGACCCTCACTGAAAAATTGCTGCTTTACGGTGGAGCTATCCACGAGGCAGGCTCCATTCGTCAGCGTAAGGCTAATCGCTATGCCGCTTCCGACTGGATGGCCATTGAAAAAGATCGCGGTATTTCGGTGACGTCGTCGGTACTTCGTTTTGAGAAAGATGACATCAAGTTTAACCTGTTGGATACGCCGGGGCACAAAGATTTTTCTGAAGATACCCTTCGTACACTGGTTGCTGCCGATACGGCACTTATGGTGATTGATGTTGCCAAAGGTGTTGAGGAGCAGACCGAAAAACTCTTTGAAGTGTGTAAGATGAGGGAGATTCCCATCATCACTTTTGTGAATAAGTGTGATCGACCGGGACTGGAACCGCTCGAGGTTATCAGTAATATCGAGAATCAGCTGGGTATTGAAGCAGTGCCGGCCTCATGGCCGTTGGGCTACGGCAGGGATTTCCAGGGCATTTACGATTTGATTGGTAAAGAATTGCATCTGCAGAAAAAAGAAGAGCACGGGGCCAAAAAAGCCGAAACAGAAGTCTATGATCTGGAAGAAGGTATTGAGGCATCGCACCTTTCTGATTATGACAAAGAGAAGTTCCGTGAGGAAGTGCTGCTAACTGAAGATATGATGGATATGATGGATGAAGAGGCCTTTTTGAACGGAAAGGCTACGCCTGTTTTCTTTGGTTCAGCGCTCAATAACTTTGGTTTGGATGTGTTTCTGGAGTACTTCTCAGAGTTGGCAAATCCGCCACAGCCCTATGCGGACGAAAACCAAGAAGACCGCGATCTTGATCGTGGATTTTCGGGCTTTGTTTTTAAGATGCAGGCCAATATGAATCCGGATCACCGTGATTGTGCAGCCTTTATCCGTATCACATCAGGTAAATTTGAGCGTAATATTGAAGTTACGGAAAGTAATACGGGGCAAAAGGTAAAAATGTCTACCCCACATACGTTAATGGGAGATGAGCGAAATATTCTCGAGGAAGCCTATCCCGGGGATGTAGTTTCTTTGTTTAACCCGGGATCGTTTCGTATTGGTACAACTATTTACAGTGATGATCCCGTAAAGTTTGATGTTATCCCGCTCTTTACGCCTGAGCACTTTATGAAGTGTTCTACTAAAGATCCCTTTAAGCGAAAGCAGTTGCGTGAGGGACTTAAGCAGCTGGCAGAAGAAGGAGTAGTTCATGTGTTTGAAGTCCCCAATGGCGTAGGAAACGAGTTGCTACTGGGAACGGTGGGTGCACTGCAGTTTGATGTGGTAGAGCATCGGATGAAAACCGAGTACAATACTGAGCTGCACATGAATTCGGTGTCGTACCATGCGGCGCGCTGGTTAAGTGATGATCCAGATGTAATGGACAAGCTAAAAAGTAGCTATTCTACACATGTTACTAAGGATATGGAAGGTCATCCTATTGTACTGTTCGACAGTGGCTATGCACTCAATCAGGCTGAAGACAAAGTAGGCGCCGAAAATCTATTTAAGTTCAAGCAAAGTTAGCAGAAGGCAAATGACAGAAAGTAGCAAGCCCACTGTTGCTATTTTCTGATTACAATTCTTACGGGGTTTTGCAAAACGTTGTCTCATTGCGAATGGAGTGAATGAAATGAGCGAAATGTGGCAATCGCCACTATATTGGGGGTCGCCACGCCCCCAAAATCGTGGGGCTCGTGATGACAATTGCAGATTGTGTGGTTTTGCAAAGGATTCTCTTACTAAAACTATTTTCCGCCATTCGCCTGTAGGTCGTTGATACATAAATCATCAAGAGGGGGAACACTGCCGCTAAAGTTGGAAAAGAAATCGGTAGTGCGAACCGAAGGTTTCATGAGGCAGCCGTCGGTTGTACAGTGGGCACTTCCGCTCGTTTTATGATCCGTTTGCATAGGACTGCCATTATCAACCAGACCCATATTATGGGCAAATTCGTGGCGAAATACGGTACTTTCAATTTTTTCTTCGCTGGGAGCTGCCGGTGGAGTACCACTGATATCTTCTATGGTTTTTCCAAAGAAAGCTACAGAGGTATTCCAGTATGCAATACCCAACACGTTGGACTGGCTGTACTCACCATCAAGAACCAAGAAGTAAACGTGTAGGGTGTTTCCATCGGTGCTGGTAAATTGATCACGATATTGATCTTCGAGATTTCGAACATCCGATGAAGTATAGGAGCTTTGCCCCGCAGAAGGTACCTCAGTAGGAGTGCTGAATGTGACGGTTTGTTTATGTAGTCGTTCTTCTAAAAAGGTTTTGGCGCTGTTTAGTCCGTCTGTGGTGGGTTTATGGCCCGGCATATAATCAATTTCTACCTCTAATGAGGTGTATTGATCCCCGTTAAGAAATAACTCTGCAGATTGCCCGGGTCCTTTCTTGCTGTCAAGTTGAGTTTGGGATGTTTCATTAGATCCCGTTGAAGAGTCTGAGCAGCTTATGGTTACCACTACCAGTGAACAACAGACCAAAAATAAGGCTAATCGTTTAAATAAAGTCATAACAAATATTCTCATAATCCGGTAACGTTTATTCACATTTTGTGAATGTTCGTTGTAAACAGGATTAAGCTAAAAAAGTTTCGATGGGTCTGATTTCTTAATATGATTTAATATCATATATCTATGAGTTATTCTTAGATGAATTTTATAGGTTGACACCTTATATCTCTCGTCTTTATTCCTTAAATTAGAGGGCTTTTTAATTAGTGGATAGCTATCAAACATTTCAGAACTATTTTCTGATTGGTTATGTACTAATTGAACTATCCAAAATTCAACAAATCAAGATTTTCTCATGGCTAAAGAATTTGATGTCTGCGTAATAGGATCCGGCCCCGGTGGATATGTGGCTGCGATTCGTGCATCACAACTCGGTTTTGACACAGCAATTATTGAAAAACGTCACCTCGGCGGGGTATGCCTGAATATTGGTTGTATTCCTACAAAAGCACTGCTCCGATCAGCAGAAGTTTTTGAAAGCATTGACCATGCCGATGATTATGGAGTAAACGTGGAAGATTATTCCGCTGATTTTGGCGGTATGATAGATCGCAGTCGTAACGTGGCTAATAAAATGAGCAAGGGCGTTCAGTTTCTCATGAAGGCCAATAAGATTGATGTCTTTGAAGGTAAAGGGGTCTTTGAATCCAAAGATCAAGTCAATGTTTTGAACGATGATGACGAAGTTGAGGAAGATATTACCGCTGACAACTTTATCATTGCTACCGGCGCGCATCCGCGTGAACTGCCCAATATTCCCATCGACGGTGAAATGGTTATTGATTCAGAACGTGCTATGCAGCTCGAAGAGAAGCCTGACAAAATGGTGGTTATGGGAGCCGGTGCTATTGGCGTCGAATTTGCGTATTTCTATAATACCATCGGCACTGATGTGACTATTGTTGAGCTTAAAGATTCGCTGGTGCCCGTTGAAGATAAAGAAATCGGGAAAGAGCTTGGCAAGATTTATAAGAAAAAAGGCATGGATATCCGCACGGGCAGCACTGTTGACAATATCGAAGAAGACGGTGATGGCGTGAAGGTTACCATCAAGACTGGCGACGATGAAGAAGTTGTAGAAGCTGATGTATTGCTTTCTGCCGTTGGTGTAGCGGGTAATGTAGAAGGTATCGGGCTGGATAAGATTGGTGTTGAATATGAAAATGGTGCCATCCAGGTTGACAAAGAAACGTATCAAACGAATGTAGAAGGTATATATGCTATCGGTGATGTAGCCGGTGGTCCTTGGCTGGCACACAAAGCATCGCATGAAGGTACGGTATGCGTAGAGAACTTAGCCGGTGAAGATCCTATGCCTATTAATTATAATAATATTCCTGGTTGTACCTACTGCGAACCACAAATTGCTTCGGTGGGCTATACCGAAGAGCAGGCTAAAGAGGAAGGGTACGATGTGAAAGTAGGCAAGTTCCCATTCTCTGCCAGTGGTAAAGCTACGGGACTCGGTCACGAAGAAGGATTTGTGAAGGTCGTCTTTGATGAAAAATATGGCGAATGGTTGGGATGCCACATGATTGGTTCTCACGTTACCGAATTGATTGCTGAAGCAGTAGTAGCTCGTGATCTTGAAACTACAGGACATGAAATTATCAGTGCCGTGCATCCGCACCCAACGATGTCAGAAGCCGTAATGGAAGCTGTTGCAGAAGCCTACGGCGAAGGTGTCCACTTGGGAAGCTAATAGCAGCACGATTTTTCTGAGAATTTGTGTTGGCATGTTAGCTGACGAACAGAAAATCCTAAATTAGGAATAAGGAATTAGGAAATGAGGAGAACAGTATGCCTCATTTCTAATTCTTAATCTTTTAATTCCTGATTGGTACTATGAATAAGGTAGAACTTTATGACCTCGGCCACGCCCCTTACCGTCCTGTTTGGGATTTACAGACGGCTATTCAGCAGCGGCTGGTAGATGAAAAAATGGCTCGTCGTAAAGAGCAAAAGTTGTACAAGCCCGGCGATGAAAGCAACGATGTACTGCTTTTTGTAGAGCATCCCCACGTTTATACACTGGGTAAGAGCGGTGATAAAGCAAATATGCTAAAGGGGATGGCTGAACTGGCAGATATCGACGCTGAATTTATCGAAATTGACCGAGGCGGTGATATTACCTACCACGGACCCGGACAGGTTGTGGGATATCCTATCTTTGATATGGATCGCCATTTTACTGACATCCACAAATATCTGCGTTATCTCGAAGAAGTCATCATCAAAACATGTGCTGAGTACGATATTGAAGCAGGCCGTATTGACGGATTGACCGGGGTTTGGGTAGGCGACAAAAAGATTTGTGCTATGGGCATTCGGTGCTCTCGCTGGGTTACCATGCACGGTTTTGCTTTTAACGTTAATGTCGATTTAAGCTATTTCAATCATATTGTTCCCTGTGGTATCTCTGATAAAGAAGTAACCAGCCTGCAGGATTTGTTGGGTCGCAAAGTGGACCCGACCGAAGTGAAAGCACATTTGGTTACACACTTTCAGGAAGTGTTTGAAATATCCATATCAGAGGTTGATTCACTGCCTGAACTGGACAATGAATTTTCGTATCTTGTGCAATCTGATATCCAAGCAGCACCTCATTAATTTTTTATTTTAGTGCTATGATTAAAGAACTGAATGTTGTTGATCGAAATGAAACCACCCAGCGCCGCCCCGAATGGCTGCGCGTAAAGTTACCATCCGGCGAAAAATTTAAGGAAGTGTCGGAGACCGTTCAGGAAAAGTCATTAAACACAGTGTGTTCCGAGGCGCGCTGCCCAAATATGGGAGAATGTTGGGGACGAGGTACTGCAACCTTCATGATTTTGGGTGATGTTTGTACGCGTTCCTGCTCATTTTGTGCCGTAAAAACCGGTCGGCCCATGCAGGGCCTGGATTGGGATGAGCCGCGCCGCGTGACAGAAGCAGCGGAGGAAATGGATCTTAAACATGTTGTATTGACTTCTGTAAATCGCGATGAACGTGATGACGGCGGAGCACCTATCTTTGCAGAAACACACCGCCAGCTGCGCGAAGCTATTGATGGTGTAACAATCGAATCCTTGATCCCCGACTTTCGCGGAGAGTGGGATGCCCTGCAGATTGTGATTGATACTCCGCCCGATGTATTGAGCCACAATTTGGAAACAGTGCCGGATCTTTATCGCACCATTCGTCCGCAAGCAAAATATGAGCGCTCGCTGGAATTGTTGCAGCGTGTAAAAGATCAGGGCATTAAATCCAAGACTGGTATTATGGTTGGGTTTGGCGAAAAACGCGAACAGGTCATCGAGCTGATGCAGGATTGTGTAGATCACGATGTAGATGTGTTGACCATCGGCCAGTATATGCAGCCTACAAAGATGCACCAGCCGGTTGAAGAGTGGGTGCATCCCGATCAATTTGCAGAATATAAAGAAATTGGAGAAGAGCTTGGGCTGAAACATGTTGAAAGTGGGCCGCTGGTTCGTTCATCTTACCACGCTGAAGAGCACGTGTAATTAGCTTCAAGAATTTTTAAAATTACCATCGAGATTTAGCTCTCATCTCTTATATTTTAGATGGTTAGCTTTTTCAATTAATCAACGTATATGCTAGCACTTGCTGTTGTTGTAGTGATAAGTTATTTGGTTGGATCCATCCCTTCATCTATTTGGGTAGGTAAGATTGTGAAGGGGGTGGATATCCGCAATCATGGCAGTGGCAATGCCGGTGCTACTAACACCTTTCGCCTGTTAGGTTGGCCATCAGGCGTAGCAGTATTGGCGATAGACTTTTTTAAAGGTTTTGCCAGCTCGTTGTGGATTAGTCAGCTGGCCTATCATATTGGATCCGGCCCCATTACCTTTTCTTTTTGGGATGTTGATCCTTTTCTAATGATTGTTTGTGGGGTGTTTGCTATTGTCGGACACATGTTTCCGCTTTATGCCAACTTCGACGGCGGCAAAGGCATGGCCACAGCTGCTGGTATGCTGTGTGGAATTGAGCCCGTTTCCGTAGGCATTGCAGCGGTAGTATTTGCTATTATTATGTTTTCAACCCGATATGTTTCCCTTGCTTCTCTCGTTACAGCCTTTGTGTATCCATTACTGTTGGTGATGTTGAAGCATGGTTTCGGTTGGAATCTTGATGGAAGCGTCCTTTTGCTGGGTGGAATTGTAGGTCTTGGAATCATTATAAAGCACCGTGGCAATATTAAGCGATTACTGAATGGAACTGAGAACAGGGTAAGTTCATTTGAGCCGGCCGTAGGGTGGCTTAATAAAGAAGAAAAACCGCAATCCGGTAACTAAAATATAGTGAAACAGATAACCATTGTTGGAGCAGGTAGTTTTGGAACCGCATTATCGGTAGTGCTGGCACGTGCGGGTAACAAGGTGCAATTATGGGCACGCGAGTCTGAAGTGGCCTACGGTATTAACAAACGCCATCGCAATCCATCCTATATTTCGGATGTAACCCTGCCGGATTCGGTGGCGAGTTCTACAGATCCCGAAGAATGTTTTGATGATCCCGAGATGGTCGTATTTGCTACGCCTTCGCACACCATGCGTGATGTGGCTACCAACATTAAACCATATCTTAATGGTGATGAAATTGTGGTAAGCGTAGCAAAGGGCATCGAAAAGGATACGTTTATGACGATGTCACAAGTGCTGAGTGAAGTGCTTGAAGACAAAATTATTGATGATCACATCGGAGTTATATCGGGCCCAAGCCATGCTGAAGAGGTCAGTAAGTTTAAGCCCACCACAGTTGTAGCCAGCTCCTATTCAAAACGTACCGCCGAGAATATTCAGGAGACATTTTTGACGCCTATGTTCCGTGTCTATCTGAATTATGATATTATTGGTGTAGAGATAGGAGCATCGGTAAAAAATATCATGGCTATTGCCGCTGGTATTGTGGATGGTGCTAATCTTGGTGACAATGCGACCGCAGCACTTATTACACGCGGATTACATGAGATGAAGCGGCTGGGAATGAAGCTGGGTGCTTCGCAGGATACCTTTTCAGGCTTGTCCGGTATGGGCGATTTGGTAGTAACCTGTACCAGTGAACACAGCCGAAACCGATTTGTAGGTTACAATATTGGTCAGGGCAAGAGTTTAGATGAAGTCATCTCGACCATGAATATGGTAGCCGAGGGCGTAAAAACAACAAAGTCAGTTTTGGAATGGAGCCGCAAACTAGATGTGGAAATGCCTATTACGGCGGCGGTACATCGGGTGTTATTTGAACAGGAAGATCCCAAAGATATGCTGTATGATCTGATGACTCGGAACCCTAAAGAAGAGATTGTGATATAGAGTGTTAACTTTGTGATTCGATGAGATCCTGAAATGAAGTCAGTACATGCTATAGGATCTTATAAGTTGTGTTCGGTTTGTTCATTATTACTTAATATTTTGTGATTACCTTCGTTAGCGAGTGAACCAAAGACGAAGTACCTATGAATCCTGACAATCGAAGTACCGCTTCGCTTTCCCAAATGGACTATCTGGATGTTAAGAATCTGGCCCAGACAGGAGAAGGTACCTATCTCGAATTCAAGCGGACTATTCCATCCGCATATAAAATAGCGCGCGAAATTGCCGCTTTTGCGAATACCAATGGAGGTACACTGCTTATTGGAGTGGATGATGACCAGTCGCTGGTAGGAGTGCTGGGCTATCAGGAAGAAGAATTTTTGCTGAAAAAGGCTGCCCAGGAGCTTTGTGAACCTACCGTTGACATTGTGATTGAAATCGTTCACTTTGGCGAACGGGATTTGCTGGTAATTAAAGTACCCGAAGTTTCGAATAAGCCGGTGTTTGTGGAAGGCGAAGATGAAGATACCGTATTTATGCGCGAGGAGGATCGGAATAAAGTAGCCAGTAAAGAACTTATTAAAATTATTGAGAAGCGAAATTCTGATGAAGGGATAACTTTTGAGTACGGTCCCGACGAACAGAAACTGTTTCGTTATCTGAATGAGTACGGCGAAATTACTGTTGATAAATTTGCGCAACTGGTGGATGTGCCCAGAGCCAAAGCTTCAGGTACACTCGTGAATCTCGTTAGTGCTGACATCCTAAACCTGTTTCGCAAAGACAATGTTGATTACTTTACGTACTCATAAAAGTGTTGAAACCTAATTTTTAAAATGAACAACTGTTATGCCTTCTGAACAGGGAGAACAATTAGATGATGTAATAGCGGATCTCGTTGATGAAGATGATGATTCTACAGATCAAAACGGACAGTCTCCATTAGAAGAGATGCAGGCCCCTGATGATGTGGAATTTTCTGGCCCTCCGGTATCATTGACCGAGCGTGCAGCAGAACAGGTGCGTAGTATCCGTGAGGATGAGAACTTGGAAGATGATCTTAAGCTGCGTGTTGCCGTAGAAGGCGGCGGCTGTTCGGGATTAAGTTATAAGTTAGGTTTTGACCACAAATCGGATGATGATGAGGTGCTTGTGAGCAAAGGTATTGAAATTATCGTTGATCCGAAGCATATGATGTATCTGAAAGGCATTTCGATTAATTACCCCGATGGACTTGATGCCCGTGGCTTTACTTTTGACAACCCTAATGCTTCCGAAACCTGTGGTTGTGGAAGCTCCTTTGCTACTTAGTAATATGTAATTGATGTTTTTAGATTTGAAGGGGAGATATTATTGTGATCCTCGTCCATATTTCCCCATCAGTTTAAGTACGGAGTCAACCGGTAACTCATTGATCGTATGCCCGTTGCGTCCGCTCATCGTTTGGGCCTGGAA from Fodinibius salinus carries:
- the lpdA gene encoding dihydrolipoyl dehydrogenase, whose amino-acid sequence is MAKEFDVCVIGSGPGGYVAAIRASQLGFDTAIIEKRHLGGVCLNIGCIPTKALLRSAEVFESIDHADDYGVNVEDYSADFGGMIDRSRNVANKMSKGVQFLMKANKIDVFEGKGVFESKDQVNVLNDDDEVEEDITADNFIIATGAHPRELPNIPIDGEMVIDSERAMQLEEKPDKMVVMGAGAIGVEFAYFYNTIGTDVTIVELKDSLVPVEDKEIGKELGKIYKKKGMDIRTGSTVDNIEEDGDGVKVTIKTGDDEEVVEADVLLSAVGVAGNVEGIGLDKIGVEYENGAIQVDKETYQTNVEGIYAIGDVAGGPWLAHKASHEGTVCVENLAGEDPMPINYNNIPGCTYCEPQIASVGYTEEQAKEEGYDVKVGKFPFSASGKATGLGHEEGFVKVVFDEKYGEWLGCHMIGSHVTELIAEAVVARDLETTGHEIISAVHPHPTMSEAVMEAVAEAYGEGVHLGS
- a CDS encoding DUF72 domain-containing protein; translation: MPIRKYHIGCTGWSLKEWVGNFFTDDAKQREFLKQYASVFNSVEGNTTFYNIPAQRTVQKWGKATPDEFKFCFKFHRSITHEKQLKNVESDILEFLEVFDPIADRLGPFMIQLPPQFSPESFSRLETMVGVLPSSYSYAVEVRHPDFYNQGREEHRLNRLLRSYNIDRVVFDTRKLHAMKPTDPSVQKAQKKKPNSPVRFNNTGSRPMVRFVGGNDPVANESYLKEWAIVVADWIKEGLHPYFFPHSPDRVSQPKIARTFHRMLTELVDLEPMPAWPIDRQDKQIDLF
- a CDS encoding NAD(P)H-dependent glycerol-3-phosphate dehydrogenase; the encoded protein is MKQITIVGAGSFGTALSVVLARAGNKVQLWARESEVAYGINKRHRNPSYISDVTLPDSVASSTDPEECFDDPEMVVFATPSHTMRDVATNIKPYLNGDEIVVSVAKGIEKDTFMTMSQVLSEVLEDKIIDDHIGVISGPSHAEEVSKFKPTTVVASSYSKRTAENIQETFLTPMFRVYLNYDIIGVEIGASVKNIMAIAAGIVDGANLGDNATAALITRGLHEMKRLGMKLGASQDTFSGLSGMGDLVVTCTSEHSRNRFVGYNIGQGKSLDEVISTMNMVAEGVKTTKSVLEWSRKLDVEMPITAAVHRVLFEQEDPKDMLYDLMTRNPKEEIVI
- a CDS encoding AlbA family DNA-binding domain-containing protein, whose protein sequence is MNPDNRSTASLSQMDYLDVKNLAQTGEGTYLEFKRTIPSAYKIAREIAAFANTNGGTLLIGVDDDQSLVGVLGYQEEEFLLKKAAQELCEPTVDIVIEIVHFGERDLLVIKVPEVSNKPVFVEGEDEDTVFMREEDRNKVASKELIKIIEKRNSDEGITFEYGPDEQKLFRYLNEYGEITVDKFAQLVDVPRAKASGTLVNLVSADILNLFRKDNVDYFTYS
- the lipA gene encoding lipoyl synthase, encoding MIKELNVVDRNETTQRRPEWLRVKLPSGEKFKEVSETVQEKSLNTVCSEARCPNMGECWGRGTATFMILGDVCTRSCSFCAVKTGRPMQGLDWDEPRRVTEAAEEMDLKHVVLTSVNRDERDDGGAPIFAETHRQLREAIDGVTIESLIPDFRGEWDALQIVIDTPPDVLSHNLETVPDLYRTIRPQAKYERSLELLQRVKDQGIKSKTGIMVGFGEKREQVIELMQDCVDHDVDVLTIGQYMQPTKMHQPVEEWVHPDQFAEYKEIGEELGLKHVESGPLVRSSYHAEEHV
- the lipB gene encoding lipoyl(octanoyl) transferase LipB; its protein translation is MNKVELYDLGHAPYRPVWDLQTAIQQRLVDEKMARRKEQKLYKPGDESNDVLLFVEHPHVYTLGKSGDKANMLKGMAELADIDAEFIEIDRGGDITYHGPGQVVGYPIFDMDRHFTDIHKYLRYLEEVIIKTCAEYDIEAGRIDGLTGVWVGDKKICAMGIRCSRWVTMHGFAFNVNVDLSYFNHIVPCGISDKEVTSLQDLLGRKVDPTEVKAHLVTHFQEVFEISISEVDSLPELDNEFSYLVQSDIQAAPH
- a CDS encoding HesB/IscA family protein, with protein sequence MPSEQGEQLDDVIADLVDEDDDSTDQNGQSPLEEMQAPDDVEFSGPPVSLTERAAEQVRSIREDENLEDDLKLRVAVEGGGCSGLSYKLGFDHKSDDDEVLVSKGIEIIVDPKHMMYLKGISINYPDGLDARGFTFDNPNASETCGCGSSFAT
- the plsY gene encoding glycerol-3-phosphate 1-O-acyltransferase PlsY; the encoded protein is MLALAVVVVISYLVGSIPSSIWVGKIVKGVDIRNHGSGNAGATNTFRLLGWPSGVAVLAIDFFKGFASSLWISQLAYHIGSGPITFSFWDVDPFLMIVCGVFAIVGHMFPLYANFDGGKGMATAAGMLCGIEPVSVGIAAVVFAIIMFSTRYVSLASLVTAFVYPLLLVMLKHGFGWNLDGSVLLLGGIVGLGIIIKHRGNIKRLLNGTENRVSSFEPAVGWLNKEEKPQSGN
- a CDS encoding peptide chain release factor 3, producing the protein MSKTDTKTKQQQEIIEEAKRRRTFAIISHPDAGKTTLTEKLLLYGGAIHEAGSIRQRKANRYAASDWMAIEKDRGISVTSSVLRFEKDDIKFNLLDTPGHKDFSEDTLRTLVAADTALMVIDVAKGVEEQTEKLFEVCKMREIPIITFVNKCDRPGLEPLEVISNIENQLGIEAVPASWPLGYGRDFQGIYDLIGKELHLQKKEEHGAKKAETEVYDLEEGIEASHLSDYDKEKFREEVLLTEDMMDMMDEEAFLNGKATPVFFGSALNNFGLDVFLEYFSELANPPQPYADENQEDRDLDRGFSGFVFKMQANMNPDHRDCAAFIRITSGKFERNIEVTESNTGQKVKMSTPHTLMGDERNILEEAYPGDVVSLFNPGSFRIGTTIYSDDPVKFDVIPLFTPEHFMKCSTKDPFKRKQLREGLKQLAEEGVVHVFEVPNGVGNELLLGTVGALQFDVVEHRMKTEYNTELHMNSVSYHAARWLSDDPDVMDKLKSSYSTHVTKDMEGHPIVLFDSGYALNQAEDKVGAENLFKFKQS